A DNA window from Stutzerimonas stutzeri contains the following coding sequences:
- a CDS encoding nitric oxide reductase activation protein NorD, with amino-acid sequence MAFTIEVEEWVGSVWHRFITRRASPDFPEARVDLESMQRSLSLMFRAMGGASGVGVEAASARDLVLRRNLLQQVAGTCMQLPVAWCDSSNLRLPQSLAVYPEVSLNQDLYRWLALIAAQAGKMRHWARDNQRWTQALLEQFPAMRPRYQRLVEAHLQLRPDPRQLPKAEAALEAALCQALREPGSVSQFPRCERAPWPLPLWLYPADNLGEPQATYRAEEGEGNLETPPSGESRQRKRARRVDDSSSKGGLLLFRLENLFSWSEHVELDRCDDDTEDLDAARVAEDLDELALSRQRMRQGGGLKLDLDLPAADFDDVPLGEGIKLPEWDYRKQCLQKDFVNLQLMLPCGSEAKPLPLRLSPLARRLRRQFEHLRNDRQWLRQQPQGSELDMQAWLDFHVERQNGQCAERGLFMEQRQNRRDLACLLLADLSMSTDAHLDNEHRVIDVVIDSLLLFGEALSAVGDPFALYGFSSLRRQQVRMQELKSFRQPYGDETRGRIQALKPGYYTRMGAAIRHATELLGNCKQRRKLLLLVTDGKPNDLDLYEGRYGVEDTRQAVMEARKQGLLPFCITIDREAGDYLPYMFGANGYTLIKEPQQLPFRLPQLYKQLTQP; translated from the coding sequence ATGGCCTTTACCATCGAAGTGGAAGAGTGGGTCGGTAGTGTCTGGCACCGCTTCATCACCCGTCGCGCCAGCCCGGATTTCCCGGAGGCACGGGTTGATCTGGAGAGCATGCAGCGCTCGCTGTCACTGATGTTTCGTGCCATGGGTGGGGCCAGCGGTGTCGGCGTCGAAGCCGCCAGCGCGCGCGATCTGGTGTTGCGCCGCAACCTGCTGCAACAGGTGGCTGGCACCTGCATGCAATTGCCGGTGGCCTGGTGCGACAGCAGTAATCTGCGGTTGCCACAGAGTCTTGCGGTCTACCCGGAGGTCTCGCTCAATCAGGATCTTTATCGCTGGCTGGCGCTGATCGCGGCACAGGCCGGCAAGATGCGCCATTGGGCGCGTGACAACCAGCGCTGGACACAAGCGCTGCTCGAACAGTTTCCGGCCATGCGCCCGCGTTATCAGCGCCTGGTCGAGGCGCATCTGCAGCTGCGCCCGGACCCGCGCCAGCTACCGAAGGCCGAAGCCGCGCTGGAGGCCGCGTTATGTCAGGCACTGCGTGAGCCCGGTAGCGTCAGCCAGTTCCCGCGCTGCGAGCGCGCGCCCTGGCCGCTGCCGCTGTGGCTGTATCCGGCCGACAATCTCGGCGAGCCCCAGGCGACCTATCGCGCCGAGGAGGGCGAAGGCAACCTGGAAACGCCACCTAGCGGAGAATCCCGGCAGCGCAAGCGTGCCCGGCGCGTCGACGACAGCTCCAGCAAAGGCGGGCTGCTGCTGTTCCGTCTGGAAAACCTGTTCAGCTGGTCCGAGCATGTCGAGCTGGACCGCTGCGATGACGACACCGAAGACCTCGATGCGGCCCGTGTAGCAGAAGATCTCGACGAGCTGGCGCTGTCGCGCCAGCGTATGCGCCAGGGCGGCGGGCTGAAGCTCGATCTCGACCTGCCAGCTGCCGACTTCGACGATGTGCCGCTGGGCGAAGGCATCAAGCTGCCCGAGTGGGACTATCGCAAGCAGTGTCTGCAGAAGGATTTCGTCAACCTGCAGCTGATGCTGCCGTGTGGCTCCGAGGCCAAGCCATTGCCGCTGCGCCTGTCGCCGCTGGCCCGGCGGCTGCGCCGGCAGTTCGAACATCTGCGCAACGACCGCCAGTGGCTGCGGCAGCAACCTCAGGGGTCGGAACTGGACATGCAGGCCTGGCTGGACTTCCACGTCGAGCGGCAAAACGGCCAGTGCGCCGAGCGCGGTCTGTTCATGGAACAGCGGCAGAACCGTCGCGACCTGGCGTGTCTGTTGCTGGCCGACCTGTCGATGTCCACCGACGCTCACCTGGACAATGAGCACCGGGTGATCGACGTGGTGATCGACAGCCTGTTGCTGTTTGGCGAGGCACTGTCGGCGGTGGGTGATCCGTTCGCGCTGTACGGCTTCTCCTCGCTGCGTCGCCAGCAGGTGCGCATGCAGGAGCTGAAGAGTTTCCGTCAGCCCTACGGTGATGAAACCCGTGGGCGCATCCAGGCGCTCAAGCCCGGTTACTACACCCGCATGGGCGCCGCCATCCGCCACGCCACCGAACTGCTTGGCAACTGCAAGCAGCGGCGCAAGCTGTTGTTGCTGGTCACCGACGGCAAACCGAACGACCTTGATCTCTACGAGGGCCGCTACGGCGTCGAAGATACCCGTCAGGCGGTGATGGAGGCTCGCAAGCAGGGCCTGCTGCCGTTCTGCATCACCATCGACCGCGAGGCCGGCGACTACCTGCCGTACATGTTCGGCGCCAACGGCTACACGCTGATCAAGGAACCGCAACAGCTGCCGTTCCGCCTGCCGCAGCTGTACAAGCAGCTGACCCAGCCGTAA
- a CDS encoding DnrP protein: MPKCLYCQQPNPPQQAECSNCGMPLPKHADSAPERQQRRFLWFCIGLTVFCAVMIVWLPRYLF, translated from the coding sequence ATGCCCAAGTGCTTGTACTGCCAACAACCCAACCCTCCGCAGCAAGCCGAGTGCAGCAATTGCGGCATGCCGCTACCGAAACACGCCGACAGCGCTCCGGAACGCCAGCAGCGGCGCTTCCTGTGGTTTTGCATCGGCCTCACCGTCTTCTGCGCGGTGATGATCGTCTGGTTGCCACGCTATCTGTTTTAA
- a CDS encoding Crp/Fnr family transcriptional regulator → MVLHRVHHQILRSHHLFEPLNEEQMEELLNASQLLNLDKGDNLFHQGEPAHNFYFVISGAVKVYRLTPDGQEKVFEVIGNRQTFAEAMMLMDTPNYVASAQAVCPSQVYRFSNAAYMRLLEANQRLTFALLGKLCVRLHQRINEIETLSLKNATHRVVRYLLTQLARVKDDSNSFELPMAKQLVAGHLSIQPETFSRIIRRLIDESIITQEGRQIAILDRQRLEQFE, encoded by the coding sequence ATGGTGCTTCACCGAGTACACCACCAAATCCTCCGCAGCCACCACCTGTTCGAACCTCTCAACGAAGAGCAGATGGAAGAACTGCTCAACGCCAGCCAATTGCTCAACCTCGACAAGGGCGACAACCTGTTCCACCAGGGCGAGCCGGCGCACAACTTCTACTTCGTCATCTCCGGCGCAGTGAAGGTCTACCGGCTGACACCGGATGGCCAGGAGAAGGTCTTCGAGGTCATCGGCAATCGGCAGACGTTCGCCGAAGCCATGATGCTGATGGATACGCCCAACTATGTTGCCTCGGCCCAGGCGGTCTGTCCGTCGCAGGTCTACCGCTTCTCCAACGCCGCTTACATGCGCCTGCTGGAGGCCAACCAGCGCCTGACCTTCGCCTTGCTCGGCAAGCTTTGCGTACGCCTGCACCAGCGCATCAACGAGATCGAAACGCTGTCGCTGAAGAACGCCACTCACCGCGTGGTGCGTTACCTGTTGACGCAACTGGCGCGAGTGAAGGACGACAGCAACAGCTTCGAACTGCCGATGGCCAAACAGCTGGTCGCCGGACACCTGTCGATCCAGCCGGAAACCTTTTCGCGGATCATCCGCCGCTTGATCGACGAGAGCATCATCACCCAGGAAGGTCGGCAGATCGCCATCCTCGATCGTCAGCGACTCGAGCAGTTCGAGTAA
- a CDS encoding DnrO protein, which produces MKQYLQPVAWGLAMVSIVALASNFALSMVINTAQAATAHDHSQHAQPVVATKATHGERWSTDVALREGMTRIHEAVQRSMPDNPGQPVSDESAASLQRDIEAATSYLIANCELPEAADNALHGLLIDLLKGAEALSEPEQRESGLQRVLDTLERYPQLFAEPVWRDGFIAHLH; this is translated from the coding sequence ATGAAACAGTATCTGCAACCTGTCGCCTGGGGCTTAGCCATGGTTTCGATCGTCGCGCTGGCCAGCAATTTCGCCTTGAGCATGGTGATCAACACGGCGCAAGCGGCCACAGCGCACGACCACAGCCAGCACGCACAACCGGTAGTCGCCACCAAGGCTACGCATGGAGAGCGCTGGAGCACCGACGTGGCGCTGCGCGAAGGCATGACCCGCATACACGAAGCCGTACAGCGCAGCATGCCGGACAACCCCGGCCAGCCAGTCAGTGACGAGTCAGCGGCCTCGCTGCAACGCGATATCGAAGCGGCAACCAGCTACCTGATCGCCAACTGCGAGCTGCCGGAAGCGGCTGACAACGCACTTCACGGTCTGCTGATCGATCTGCTCAAGGGCGCCGAGGCGCTGTCCGAGCCCGAGCAGCGCGAGTCCGGCCTACAACGCGTCCTCGATACTCTGGAGCGCTATCCGCAGCTGTTCGCCGAGCCGGTCTGGCGTGACGGATTCATTGCCCACTTGCATTGA
- the ytfE gene encoding iron-sulfur cluster repair protein YtfE, with protein sequence MTIDLIDQTLGNLACSVPGATRIFRQFRLDFCCGGDVPLRDAAARIDVDPQIIAGALLALEPEDAQTDWRTVPAGQLIDYLLARFHERHRDQFPELIRLASRVEQVHGSRPECPNGLAEHLWNMQQELESHMLKEEQILFPMLQRGMRFPQAQGPISVMRYEHEEHGNALAQLAALTNDITPPANACNTWRALYRGLAEMRDDLMQHIHLENNVLFRNAEAPAAGSQTIEVVQS encoded by the coding sequence ATGACCATCGATCTCATCGACCAGACACTCGGCAATCTCGCATGTTCGGTGCCGGGTGCCACACGGATTTTTCGGCAGTTTCGCCTCGACTTCTGCTGCGGCGGCGACGTCCCACTGCGCGATGCCGCCGCGCGAATAGATGTCGACCCGCAGATCATCGCCGGCGCCCTGCTCGCCCTGGAGCCAGAGGACGCGCAAACAGACTGGCGCACCGTTCCGGCCGGCCAGCTGATCGACTATCTCCTGGCGCGTTTTCATGAGCGTCATCGCGACCAGTTCCCCGAGCTGATTCGCCTGGCCAGCCGCGTCGAACAAGTCCATGGCAGCCGCCCGGAATGCCCCAACGGCCTCGCCGAACACCTGTGGAACATGCAGCAGGAACTGGAAAGCCACATGCTCAAGGAAGAGCAGATTCTCTTCCCGATGCTGCAGCGCGGCATGCGCTTCCCGCAGGCGCAAGGGCCGATCTCGGTAATGCGCTACGAGCACGAGGAGCACGGCAACGCACTGGCACAGCTGGCAGCCCTGACCAATGACATCACTCCGCCGGCCAATGCCTGCAACACCTGGCGTGCGCTGTATCGCGGGCTGGCGGAAATGCGCGACGACCTGATGCAGCACATCCATCTGGAGAACAACGTGCTGTTCCGCAACGCCGAAGCACCGGCTGCGGGTTCGCAAACTATCGAGGTGGTTCAGTCATGA
- the norR gene encoding nitric oxide reductase transcriptional regulator NorR has protein sequence MMADALLADLTTELPNAVRLQRLVHTLHQHFHCGAVVLLRLDEDSLRPLAAVGLVQEALGRRFVIAQHPRLAAILSQREPTWFEPDSRLPDPYDGLLDERIGEPLPVHDCMGVSLYVEGKLWGALTLDALHAGTFDDDARRDLQRYTLVIEAAVRVTRLEHENRGLRLARSDVMETTLDHGDGEILGQSDVIRELLRELQVVADSELPVLLLGETGVGKELFARWLHRHSRRRNKPLVHVNCAALPESLAESELFGHVKGAFSGATTDRPGRFDAANGGTLLLDEVGELPLTVQAKLLRTLQNGEIQRLGADKPRQVDVRIIAATNRNLRESVRDGHFRADLYHRLSVYPAPIPPLRERGNDVLILAGYFLELNRARLGLRSMRLSPAAERALLGYSWPGNVRELEHVVSRAALRLLSRGASRSEILTLEPDLLDLDSHTAGLHVPQVAEEPVIADEVLALRQTVDAAQRQAIVRALEASGENWAQAARLLDVDPSNLHKLARRLKLK, from the coding sequence ATGATGGCCGACGCCCTGCTCGCCGATCTGACTACCGAACTGCCCAATGCCGTAAGGCTGCAGCGCTTGGTTCATACGCTGCACCAGCACTTCCATTGCGGCGCCGTCGTACTGCTGCGCCTCGACGAGGACAGTCTGCGTCCGCTGGCGGCGGTAGGGCTGGTGCAGGAGGCGCTCGGTCGGCGTTTCGTCATCGCCCAGCACCCTCGGCTGGCGGCAATTCTCTCGCAGCGCGAGCCGACCTGGTTCGAGCCCGACAGCCGCTTGCCAGACCCGTATGACGGCCTGCTCGACGAGCGCATCGGCGAACCGTTACCGGTGCACGACTGCATGGGTGTCAGCCTCTACGTCGAGGGCAAGCTCTGGGGCGCTTTGACGCTGGACGCGCTGCATGCCGGGACCTTCGATGACGATGCCCGGCGCGATCTGCAGCGCTACACCCTGGTGATCGAAGCCGCCGTGCGAGTTACCCGTCTGGAGCACGAGAATCGCGGCCTGCGCCTGGCGCGCAGCGACGTGATGGAGACCACCCTGGACCATGGCGACGGTGAAATTCTCGGTCAGAGTGATGTGATCCGCGAGTTGCTGCGTGAACTGCAGGTGGTCGCGGATTCCGAGCTGCCGGTGCTGCTGCTGGGCGAGACTGGCGTCGGCAAGGAGTTGTTTGCGCGCTGGCTGCATCGGCATTCGCGGCGCCGCAACAAGCCACTGGTGCATGTCAACTGCGCGGCATTGCCTGAATCCCTTGCTGAAAGCGAGCTGTTCGGCCATGTAAAAGGAGCCTTCTCCGGCGCCACTACCGATCGGCCCGGTCGTTTCGATGCCGCCAATGGCGGCACGCTACTGCTCGACGAAGTCGGTGAACTGCCGCTGACAGTGCAGGCCAAGCTGTTGCGCACGTTGCAGAACGGAGAAATCCAGCGGCTGGGTGCAGACAAGCCGCGACAGGTAGACGTGCGCATCATCGCCGCGACCAATCGCAATCTGCGCGAAAGCGTGCGCGACGGGCATTTTCGGGCCGATCTCTATCATCGCCTGTCGGTCTATCCGGCGCCGATTCCGCCATTGCGCGAGCGTGGCAACGACGTGCTGATCCTCGCCGGATACTTCCTCGAACTCAATCGCGCACGCCTGGGGCTGCGCAGCATGCGTCTGTCGCCGGCCGCGGAGCGTGCGCTGCTGGGCTATTCCTGGCCGGGCAACGTGCGCGAGCTGGAGCACGTCGTCAGTCGCGCGGCGTTACGGCTGCTCAGTCGTGGCGCGTCGCGCAGCGAAATCCTCACGCTGGAACCCGATTTGCTGGACCTGGACAGCCACACCGCCGGCTTGCACGTGCCACAGGTGGCCGAAGAGCCAGTAATCGCCGACGAGGTGCTGGCCCTGCGCCAAACCGTCGACGCTGCGCAGCGCCAGGCCATCGTCCGAGCCTTGGAGGCCAGCGGCGAGAACTGGGCGCAGGCTGCACGTCTGCTGGACGTCGATCCGAGCAACCTGCACAAACTGGCGCGGCGGCTGAAGCTCAAGTAG